ATTTGCTTCAATGTTTCATTGGTTGAAACGCCTGCATTTTTATTCTGGAAAGGCCTCCCATTGAGAGGGAAGGGTTGGATAGAACATATGAGACGTGACTGCCTTTCTGCTCATTTTAAACCTAATTGCAATGCCTTTTCTGCGAAAAATGCTGAGAATTGTAGCTTGGGAAGGgtgttgtgaattttctgcagaCTTGCCATGAGAAATTAAATGGTGAAACTGGTCCCACAATTGATAAGGGCTAATCTCCAAACAAACACGAGGAAAGAAGCGCTGCGTTGATTGGTAAGTTCACACAAGCAGgtaactcccccccaccccaaactcatTAATTACAGATTTTGTTTATAAATTTCAATGATGTATCAGGCAGAGTTGAAATGAATCATCAACTGCACCTGAAATCAAGGCCCCTTCTCTCTTTCATGCATTTCATCCAGTTGCCACAGCTTGAGACAGGGAGATCAACAAGACTGGAAAGAAGAAACTTTTCCCCAAATACAATCGGCAACGCTCATCCGGAAGAGCCgctactttaaaaataaaacaacaacttAATCCTGATTCCATAAGCTAAATTGCAACATTTAGACAGATTTATCTGGTCTACACACACCATCCTGTTTCTCCTATCTACCTTATGAGAAACGTCATAATTTCCTTTTTCTTATATAGCAGCTACATGCTCAAAACCGTGCATCCAAAGGAGAAGAGGGAAGAGATATGAAACACGCTCACACAAACCAAAAGCACCTCTTCTATTTAAAGTTTAACATTAAACCTATGGATAAGGATGATCCAACTGAAAGCAGCTTCTATCCAACTGTAGAAAGACAAGATACTAAGCGTCCGGCTCCGATCCCTGcatggcagcatctgtgttttcctcttcattcagTTGCTGCTGGAACTCCAGGCGAGTCTGCCGGTTAGACTCCAGTAGTTCTTTCAGCTGAGCATGCAAATGGTCATTCTTCTCCTCTAGGTGATCCAAGCAGGAGTTGATCTGGTCCAACATGGAATTGATTGCTGCATATTCTAGTTGAGAGAAACCAACATTTAGAAAGAAAATCATGAATCGAGATCAGAAATTTGAATGGGCAGAGATACCACCACTACATTTTGCCAGCAAGTGCATTCATATATCACAATAAACTAGGGTTTCTAAACTGTACTTTGCTCAAACCGTGATTAGTTGTGATGCCTGAAGGCAGACAGTCCAACAGACGAGGGGTTTTGATTGGCTGGTGgcggagagagccctcaagtcagaattatggcgaccccggtggggtttgcatggcaagagactaacagaggtggtttgccattgcctgccactgcaaccctggtcttcattggaggtcacccatccaattactaatcaaggctgatcctgcttagcttctgagatctgacaagatcaggctcacctgggctatctactAACTGGGATTTCAAACTGCAGTTTATAGCTATTGGGTTATCCCTAGTTTGTACTAACTGTGGTTTGTTGTGATCAGCATATATGTTAAAGCCCTTTTCAGTTCCACCCACCTGCTGTTGATGCGCACAGCTGAAAAACAGAAAGGCCATTCTAAATATATTTGTATGAGGTTTCTAAATTGACTGATGGCCATGCAGGAAAATGGATTCACAAGTGTATTCCACCCTTCCTAACACATGTAATTGTCAAGTTAGCCTGGCCTCACTCTACAAAAATGGGAGCAAGAGTAGTTTCTCTCTCCCAGGGCTGCTTCACAGGCAAGCTCTATGGCATCACAGACTTTTAAATTCCTGTATTGGAAGAACTGTACTGGATCTTCCAGGAGCCGCATGGGGAACATCAAGCCTTTCAGAGGTTGAGGGAGCTAAGCATTAGTGTATCATAAGCAGCACTTGCTGTATTTCTTCACAGCTCCTCAGGCataattttttccccatcagtGAACAAGATCATCTATCATCAGTGGCTGGTTCATCCTTCGCTTGACTACGGCAACATCCAAAGTTGCATGTGCGATTGGCCTGTTCTGTCTGCGCAACTGAATTTTAGCCTTTCCAGCCTCCCATCCCAAACCAAAGTCTTTCAATAGGAGTCTGTTCAAAAGTTCAGTGGTAATCTGCCCGGAGTCTccgcgagaaaggcagactataaataacacaaatacataATAAACAGTCATAATGGAATTTACCAGCACATGTGAACCTGACATGGAACTAATCTCAAGATAGGGGATGGGTAGGGGAGAACTCACTAATACCTAGAAAAAGTCACCAGGTACCTAATCAGCTCAGGTTTGAAGCAACCTAATAATATGGGAGGGGATTCCCAAGATACTGCCTTCCATTTATTTGCCTTGATAAAGCTGAGGGCTACTAATCACATAATGGTGGAATCCTTCTCCCTGACATCCTAATTTTCTGCATGCAGGGATTACAAAAACCCTTCCAGAAAGCAAGCAGGTCAGACAGAAGAGTCAGGATTAGCCTGTCCCCCCATACGGTGGTTTTCTAGGTATACGGATTTCTACATACAAAAGCACGTTAAAGCTCCCTGCACAACCGACTAGCACACCAAGGAGGAGGGTTCTAACTTTTCACCCTGACATTTCTGTCTTCAGGAACAGAGGCGGAGCATTCCAACCCTCCTCCGGCAGTCTCAAGCGGTAAAGCCCTGATAGGGGTTTGACCGCTTCAATGACAGCCAGGGTTTACTCCCGAGGAAGCAAGGGCTGCCGCCTTCCAGACCCTGCATCAGCAAACCTAAGCTAGCCAGAGGCGCCGGCAAGGCAAGGATATTGTATTAGGAGGAGCCGGAAGGTTACCTGCTTCCCCGAAGCCGCCGCCGTCTGGGTCTTCCTCGCCCCTCCCCAGAGGGAGATGCGGTTCTCCGTTCGGCCCCGacatgctgccaccaccgcctgcAGCTGAGCTCACAGATCCCCCCCGCCGCCTTACAAAGGACAAACCACGCCCCCTACTTCCCGGATGGAACGCAGAGACAAAGTTGCAAGCGCAAGCCACGCCCCTTTCCTGCTGGCCGGCTGATCCGCTCTGGGCAGCCTCCATTCAGCCAAAGGGCCTTGTAGGATCCGTTGAAAGAAACCCAAGGGGAGGGCCGCGTAGCACGGTGCTTTATTTTGTTCACCCCCAGTGTGTGTGATTCCCATTTATCAAAGGCAGCGTCTGGGTTCCGTGCTCCCAACTGATTTAATATTTGATTCTCATTTTGACCCAGCTTGGCATTACAATCACCCCCAACTATTATAGATGCCATGGGAAATCTCCCCAGAAAACAGCGTATCTGCTGTTCTTCTTGTTCCCAAATATTTTTGATGGATGAATGGGAAGGTTGGGGACGCAAATatacattaatgcaaaaaaatttACAATTAGTAAAAGATACACAAGCAGCTAAACCCCAGTTGCCGGCAATATCTAATTTCTCTACAGTGTCTCTCAGTGCGGTTGATACAAATATACTCAGGCCTCCTGAAGGTCTTCCTCCTCTTGGCTTAGCAGTGGCGGGAAGCAGGACTGCCTTATAGTTTGGTAGTTCAAAGGCTTCCTTCATCCAGGTTTCCTGAAAGAATATGATGCCATGTTGCATTATATAGGTGGTAAACTCTCCTATATatattcctatatatcccattcctgtcCTCAGAGCAACATAGTCCcgcgaaggagcctgacacttgggcacattattcAAGGGGGAATTAAAATTAACTAGCTTGGAATATAATTTCTGGAGGCAGCATTATCTactcagagggtgtaagaagaaggCAAAATCTTAACTACATGACAGAAAGGGAGGCAGTGGTCTTCAAGCTGAGAAGCGCTGCTGCGCACCAGAAATAAAAACTGGTGCCTATATACCGTTCTTCCagagagattagtgccccactgaaCAAAGTCAGGGTTATCATCatcagctgaggagctggggctgagaagagtggcttactcaaggccacctgctgagctcatggcagcagtgggctttgaaccagcagaatgctgatttacagcccaaccatttcatcagtatgctacagcagctaacaATCATTATTATCACCTTTCTTGTTCATACTATCTTCAATATGAATATTAACGATAATACTAGGGGAAATAATAACCCCCCAAGTCATTCAGCTACCAGTTTGCTATAGCAGCTAACAATCTTTATTACCACCTTTCTTGTTCATTATTACCACCTTTCTTGTTCATACTATCttcaataacaacagcaacaactccGCTAAGCCAttcacagccagtttggtgtagtggttaagagcagtaggagactaatctggagaactgggtttgattccccgctcctccgcttgaagccagctgggtgaccttgggtcagtcacagctctctcagagctctctcagccccatgcaactcacagggtgattgttgtggcgataataataacacactttgtaaactgctctgagtgggtgttaagttgtcctgaggggcagtatatcaatcaaatgttgttgttataattactATTACTGCTATATTGGGCAAAATTTGGTCAAGCacttttaacatttatttttatagtctgccttacttgccgagactcaaggcacagtGTAGATCAATATGAtcaacggctgggacattcaaaaaacaatacaatagggtaaggattgaAGAAATTTGAACACTGGAAGAAATCTGATACTGATCTaaaaacaaagctgaaacaagaCATAAGCAATTTGATATGACATTTTACACCATGCAGAAATATCCAATAGGAGTGTACTTACAACAgcagacagtatgcagtagtacagtctacagtccctatccctttatca
Above is a genomic segment from Eublepharis macularius isolate TG4126 chromosome 14, MPM_Emac_v1.0, whole genome shotgun sequence containing:
- the BBLN gene encoding bublin coiled-coil protein — translated: MSGPNGEPHLPLGRGEEDPDGGGFGEAEYAAINSMLDQINSCLDHLEEKNDHLHAQLKELLESNRQTRLEFQQQLNEEENTDAAMQGSEPDA